The stretch of DNA cacataaaaacaggaagtagcgGTGAGCGGCACTTACTGAGGAGGAAGCACCAACGTGCTGGGCTGAACTTTGGGCCGCCTTTTAGCTGAAGCTCCCATCTGATTGGCCGATCGTTTGAGTGACTGCTGATTCAACAAACTGGAGGCCAGGCCAGCATGGTACTGCAGCTACAGacacacaacagacacacaTTGGACTGGTGTCTGACTGAGCAATGTAGATGTCAGTACCTTGTTGGACCACTTGTAGGCCTGCAGTAACTGGGAGTACAGCGGCGTCTTGTCCTGGACTGGATCCAGACTCAGTAAACCACTGTTATGGAGGGGGTGGGACTCTGAGGGACGCCCAACCAATCCGCTGAGACGTTCTAACTCACTGAGACAGACAGAATGACAAACGTGTCAGTAGGGTTACCACCCATCCTATAAAATACATGgctgccccacacacacacacacaaaattacagttttattgaTCATACTCTTTGATCCAAAGTGACTTGCAAGACAATCAGTTTGTGTTAAGGACCTGACAAAGATCCCAGATCTAGGCTGGGGAAGTCTGTGTATACATcggttgttattattattagaaatcaGAAGTTTAGTATTGGACAACATTATACTATGGACCATCtctataataaatatttaataaatacattatgttGATTAAAGTGTgtaaagctgtgtgtgtctgtgtatttaaGTGTTCACTGAGtacattattttcattaaaccaCGCAAAGCACTTCAGGCTTTAGATGGCGcgcgtgcgcgcacacacacacacacacacacacacacacacacacacacacacacacacacacacacacacacacacacacacacacacacacacacacacacatcaggacTTCTTGTCCCGTGTCCTGGAGCAGCTCACCTACCTCAGGTCTCTGTTAACGGCCTGCAGGTGGTCCTGAAACTCGGCTAAGAAGAGCTTTTCCCGGCCCTCCAGAGAATCCCGGTTCTTCATGCCGTCCTTCAGGGACTCAAACACTCTGCTGACGCTGGAGCGCAGAGCCTGGATCCCGCTGATGGCATGAGAAAAGGCGTCCAGATTCACCCCCACCGACACTGCGTCCGCCATCTTCTCTGCTGTTGACGTCACAGCGACGGTCtggtgtcttcttcttcttctaatggtttccggcaggctgtacactaaaagaagcgtaatgctgccctcttctgttcacttaGAGTCACTCCATTTTAGATTCTCAAATAGAGGTTGGAAGATTGGAGATATCTCACGACTGCCTTATCTATTAAAATCGACTCTGTTCTTGAtgcaaatattgactttattgaaAACACTGTCAGCCCAAGAGTTGAAAGTTCTTTAAATAACGTTCCCCTTTCAGCAGAATAACATCCACAGGCCAATAGAACGTGGGAAATAGTCTCAAGTTGACCACACTGACATAATCCATCCGGATGTTTGCCTATTCGATTTAAATATGCAGCTAGTCCACAATGCCCCAGTCTTAATCTGGTTAGCTTAACTTGATTTGATCGGCAAGTTGCCCACAGGAGTCTAGTGCCCTGCACACAAGGTTGACACTTAAAATAATGCCTCCCTCTAGACTCATTCTCCCACTCCCTTTGCCATTGCTGATACACAGTAGCTTTGAAAACACTGACACACTCAGCCTTCCCCAATCGGACCACATATTCAATTTCCGTCTCGAGAAGAGCCTTCTTTGCTAGCCTATCAGCAGCTTCATTCCCCACAATACCTGCATGAGATGGGATCCAGGAAAAAACAATACTAGACCCCATCAACTCTATCCGGTGAAGGCAACACAAAATCTCTACCACAGTATCTATGCTAGCCCCGGAGGGATGGTCAGAAATTGCCTGCAAGGCAGCCATGGAATCCGAATATATATACGACATCTCAGGTTTATTTCGTTCAATCCAATCTAAAGCCCACCTAATGGCTAACAACTCAGTCGTGAACACAGATACATAATCAGATACACGCATACTTTTCCCAATTTCATAATTCATAATGTAGACTCCAAGACCGGCTTTTCCTGATCTCGGATCCTTAGACCCATCTGTAAAAATGTGACAGGCCGTTTCTTTATTTAGAGCCACAAATTCATTTACTTGGCCACAAACAAAACTCTTATCCAGCCCCAGCATGCCCAATTGAACGTCCGGCTCTGGCAAAAGCCAGAATGGGACAGGGGACCACATTAGCTCAGCAACACTCCCATTCTCCAAACCCACGTTACCAGCCAGCTGACAAATATGTCTCAGAAAATGCGCTTTTCCCTCCCTTTTTGCAAACTCCCAACAATCCTCCAAGAGGCAGTTGGCCGCGGATTTATGCTGCAGTCCTGCTAGTCTGGCCCAGTACTGGAGCCCCAGCTTCTGCCTTCtaatttttaaagatgtttccCCCATTTCAACCAACAGTGCAGGTATGGGTGTGGTTCTAAAAGCTCCACTGCACACTCTTAAGGCTTTTGCTTGAACTCTGTCCAGCTTTTGTAACACAGTTTTTGCCGCAgctccaaatacaaaacaaccataATCTAATGCAGATCTTATCATTGCTCTATAAATCATAATCAGAGTTGACCTATCTGCTCCCCAGTCACTGCCAGCCAAATTACGAAGtacatttacaactttttcacacTTACCAACAGTCTTTTCAATATGCGTATTGCATGTTAGCCTCTCATCCATCCACATTCCGAgaaatttaaacacttt from Gouania willdenowi chromosome 9, fGouWil2.1, whole genome shotgun sequence encodes:
- the med27 gene encoding mediator of RNA polymerase II transcription subunit 27, which produces MADAVSVGVNLDAFSHAISGIQALRSSVSRVFESLKDGMKNRDSLEGREKLFLAEFQDHLQAVNRDLSELERLSGLVGRPSESHPLHNSGLLSLDPVQDKTPLYSQLLQAYKWSNKLQYHAGLASSLLNQQSLKRSANQMGASAKRRPKVQPSTLVLPPHYVDDVISRIGRMFPDMNIELFRPNGTSAVLLVTLGKVLKAIVVMRSLFIDRTIVRGFNENIYSDDGKLDLWTKSQYQVFQKVTDHATTALLHYQLPQMPDVVVRSFMTWLRSYMKLFQASCQRCGRFLQEGLPPTWRDFRTLEASHDTCRM